The Sphingomonas sinipercae genome contains a region encoding:
- a CDS encoding uracil-DNA glycosylase → MHFASPADRSPIPQAEAPRDCPLCPRLVRFREACRAEFPEWWNAPVPAFGDPDAWLAIIGLAPGKHGANRTGRPFTGDYAGDLLYATLLKFGLAKGAYAGDSADGLRLDGAIILNAVKCLPPANKPEPSEIATCRNYLEAGLATLPKVRVVVALGQIAHVASARALGLPPSGTKFGHAAEAVAPDGRILLSSYHCSRYNQNTRKLDAPMFEAIFERALALGD, encoded by the coding sequence ATGCACTTCGCCAGCCCCGCCGACCGGTCGCCCATTCCCCAGGCGGAGGCGCCGCGCGATTGCCCGCTGTGCCCGCGTCTGGTGCGCTTCCGCGAAGCGTGCAGGGCCGAGTTTCCCGAATGGTGGAATGCGCCGGTTCCCGCGTTCGGCGATCCCGATGCCTGGCTGGCAATCATTGGCCTCGCGCCGGGCAAGCATGGCGCCAACCGCACCGGTCGCCCCTTCACCGGCGATTATGCCGGCGACCTCCTCTATGCGACGTTGCTCAAGTTCGGCCTGGCCAAGGGCGCTTATGCCGGCGATTCCGCCGATGGATTGCGGCTGGACGGCGCGATCATCCTCAACGCCGTCAAATGCCTGCCCCCGGCGAACAAACCCGAGCCGAGCGAGATCGCCACCTGCCGCAATTATCTGGAAGCGGGCCTGGCAACTTTGCCAAAGGTGCGTGTGGTTGTCGCGCTTGGGCAGATCGCCCACGTCGCTTCCGCCCGGGCGCTGGGCCTGCCGCCGTCGGGCACCAAGTTCGGGCACGCTGCAGAGGCGGTTGCTCCCGACGGCCGCATCTTGCTCTCCAGCTATCATTGCTCGCGCTACAATCAGAATACGCGAAAGCTCGACGCGCCGATGTTCGAAGCGATATTTGAGCGGGCGCTGGCACTGGGGGACTGA
- the aguB gene encoding N-carbamoylputrescine amidase codes for MTKLTVAALQLAFGEDTQENIRNVSDLVREAHGKGAQVVLPPELFEGPYFCREEDEALFANAKPTAEHPSVLAMQALAQELKLWIPTSFFEADGPHHYNSLAMIGPDGKIAGVYRKSHIPDGPGYEEKFYFRPGNTGFKVWNGPDRSTLGVGVCWDQWYPETARAMMLMGADILFYPTAIGTEPHDPDLDTSRLWRRAMIGHAVSNVVPVVAANRIGTECGQRFYGHSFICDERGDILAEFGAQESGVITAELDLALAKKHRAAFGFFRDRRPDLYGRLVEDR; via the coding sequence ATGACCAAGCTAACCGTCGCCGCGCTCCAGCTCGCCTTTGGCGAGGACACGCAGGAGAACATCCGCAACGTCTCCGATCTCGTGCGCGAAGCGCATGGGAAAGGGGCGCAAGTCGTGCTTCCACCCGAGCTGTTCGAAGGTCCGTATTTCTGCCGCGAGGAAGACGAAGCCCTGTTCGCCAACGCGAAGCCGACCGCGGAGCATCCGTCGGTGCTGGCGATGCAGGCGCTTGCGCAAGAGCTGAAGCTGTGGATTCCTACCAGCTTTTTCGAGGCGGACGGTCCGCACCATTACAACTCGCTGGCGATGATCGGCCCGGACGGGAAGATCGCCGGGGTCTATCGCAAGAGCCACATTCCCGACGGCCCGGGCTATGAGGAGAAGTTCTACTTCCGCCCCGGCAACACCGGGTTCAAGGTATGGAATGGCCCCGACCGCTCGACGCTGGGCGTCGGCGTGTGCTGGGACCAGTGGTATCCCGAAACGGCGCGGGCGATGATGCTGATGGGCGCCGATATCCTCTTCTATCCGACCGCGATCGGCACCGAGCCGCACGATCCCGACCTCGACACCTCGCGGTTGTGGCGCCGGGCGATGATCGGCCATGCCGTTAGCAACGTCGTGCCGGTGGTCGCTGCCAACCGCATCGGGACGGAGTGCGGGCAGCGCTTCTACGGGCACAGCTTCATCTGCGACGAGCGCGGCGACATTCTCGCCGAATTCGGTGCGCAGGAGAGCGGGGTGATTACGGCCGAGCTCGACCTGGCGCTGGCCAAGAAGCATCGCGCCGCCTTCGGCTTCTTCCGCGACCGGCGGCCCGACCTTTACGGCCGCCTGGTCGAGGACCGCTAG
- a CDS encoding low affinity iron permease family protein gives MENAFERLAQAVASWAGRPVAFALALTTIVLWLISGPVFGWSDTWQLVINTGTTIITFLMVFLIQNAQNRDASAIQSKLDELIRAIDGARNEFIGIEHRTQSELERIRHSMEAEFGVDASHAETIDRLLDRR, from the coding sequence ATGGAAAACGCATTTGAGCGGCTGGCGCAGGCGGTAGCGAGCTGGGCAGGGCGGCCAGTCGCCTTTGCGCTGGCACTGACGACGATCGTCCTGTGGCTGATTTCGGGTCCGGTGTTCGGCTGGTCCGACACCTGGCAGCTGGTGATCAACACCGGCACGACGATCATCACCTTCCTGATGGTGTTCCTGATCCAGAATGCGCAGAATCGCGATGCCAGCGCGATCCAGTCGAAGCTGGACGAGCTGATCCGTGCGATCGACGGCGCCCGCAACGAATTCATCGGCATCGAACACCGCACGCAAAGCGAGCTCGAGCGCATCCGCCATTCGATGGAGGCCGAGTTCGGGGTCGACGCTTCGCACGCCGAGACGATCGACCGGCTGCTCGATCGCCGCTGA
- a CDS encoding TMEM175 family protein — MAGELESLHGNEPLAARIERHDYDRMVMLSDGVFAIAITLLALELPLPHAWDGRLQSLAVAAGPALLGYLFAFLIVGAFWLMHRRIYAQLLRVDRFVSVITLAILGLVGLSPFIARLVTEIGPTKGMVAYVALVSSVTFLQVVLWFYAMNRPGMIHAEVTAAERRSVLFRFGSIALVWGALALWAVLRDETLKGELIAAAAVISLAIRRLSLHLLGKNADSGSAAAAD, encoded by the coding sequence ATGGCCGGGGAACTTGAAAGCCTTCACGGGAACGAGCCGCTCGCGGCGCGGATCGAGCGTCACGACTATGACCGCATGGTCATGCTCTCCGACGGTGTGTTCGCGATCGCGATCACGCTTCTGGCACTGGAATTGCCGCTTCCGCACGCGTGGGACGGGCGGCTGCAATCGCTCGCGGTTGCCGCGGGGCCGGCGCTTTTGGGCTATCTGTTCGCCTTCCTGATTGTCGGTGCCTTCTGGCTCATGCACCGCCGGATCTACGCGCAGCTGCTACGCGTCGACCGGTTCGTCAGTGTCATCACCCTGGCGATTCTCGGCCTGGTCGGGCTGTCCCCGTTTATTGCGCGGCTCGTAACCGAGATCGGGCCGACGAAAGGCATGGTCGCTTATGTCGCGCTCGTCTCCAGCGTGACGTTCCTGCAGGTCGTTTTGTGGTTCTACGCAATGAACCGCCCCGGCATGATCCACGCGGAAGTGACCGCTGCCGAACGGCGAAGCGTCCTGTTCCGCTTCGGGTCGATCGCCCTGGTCTGGGGCGCGCTCGCCTTGTGGGCGGTGCTTCGCGACGAAACGCTGAAGGGCGAACTGATCGCAGCGGCGGCGGTCATCAGCCTGGCGATCCGCCGCCTGAGCCTGCACTTGCTCGGAAAGAACGCCGACTCGGGTTCGGCAGCCGCCGCCGACTAG